A genomic segment from Bufo bufo chromosome 8, aBufBuf1.1, whole genome shotgun sequence encodes:
- the LOC120977249 gene encoding 5-aminolevulinate synthase, erythroid-specific, mitochondrial-like, producing MTSLIKLCPFYTRDPSVFLRFAHPMILRSAERCPVMVTRALATSANTQQKVKDTTLSPGVSSGASSRRTLAQAAPQAATANTKCPFIETEMEKEGSFIVQKAGPEVQEDLQAFKKDALSSLLYEVKSNLRKKFCGDSPKKVNLGTGAPLIPTHLIKENMSGGAAFGYDEFFNRRIEEKKQDYTYRVFKTVNRKASAYPFAEDFSDLQGKKKEVSVWCSNDYLGMSRHPRVIKAISEALKENGAGAGGTRNISGTSKYHVDLECELADLHHKDAALLFSSCFVANDSTLFTLAKMLPGCEIYSDAGNHASMIQGIRNSGVAKYVFRHNDPAHLEEQLRKSDPKTPKIVAFETVHSMDGAICPLEEMCDIAHKYGALTFVDEVHAVGLYGVRGAGVGERDGVMHKIDIISGTLGKAFGCVGGYVASTAALIDTVRSYAAGFIFTTSLPPMVLAGALESVRVLKSEEGQALRRAHQRNVKHMRQLLMDAGLPVINCPSHIIPIRVGNAALNSKICDLLLSEHNIYVQAINYPTVPRGEELLRLAPSPHHTPDMMNFFVECLVETWKEVGMPLQSPSAAECNFCHRPLHFDLMSEWERTYFGNMEPKYITMYA from the exons ATGACTTCTCTCATCAAACTCTGTCCCttctacacccgggacccctcgGTGTTCCTGCGGTTCGCCCACCCAATGATTCTGCGCAGTGCAGAGCGCTGTCCAGTCATGGTGACCCGCGCCTTGGCTACTTCTGCCAATACTCAGCAGAAAGTCAAGGACACCACACTGTCGCCTGGAG TCTCTTCTGGAGCCTCCAGTAGGCGCACCTTGGCACAAGCCGCTCCTCAAGCTGCCACGGCCAACACCAAGTGTCCTTTCATCGAGACAGAGATGGAGAAAGAAGGCAGTTTCATCGTCCAGAAAGCTGGTCCTGAGGTTCAAGAGGATCTACAGGCCTTCAAGAAAG ATGCTCTTAGTTCTCTGCTGTATGAAGTCAAGTCAAACCTGAGGAAGAAGTTCTGTGGTGACTCCCCTAAAAAAGTTAACCTTGGAACTGGAGCTCCTCTCATTCCAACTCATCTGATTAAAGAAAACATGTCAG GTGGAGCTGCCTTTGGCTACGATGAGTTCTTCAACCGGAGGATTGAGGAGAAGAAACAGGACTACACGTACCGGGTGTTCAAGACTGTGAACCGTAAGGCCAGCGCTTACCCGTTTGCTGAGGATTTCTCTGACCTCCAGGGAAAAAAGAAGGAAGTGTCCGTTTGGTGCAGCAATGATTACCTGGGCATGAGCAGGCACCCTCGGGTGATTAAAGCTATTTC GGAGGCTCTtaaggagaacggagcaggggCAGGAGGAACTAGGAACATTTCTGGCACCAGCAAATACCATGTGGACCTGGAATGTGAATTAGCAGATCTGCACCACAAGgatgcggccctgctcttctcttCCTGCTTTGTTGCCAACGACTCCACTCTTTTCACTTTGGCAAAGATGTTACCAG GCTGTGAGATTTACTCGGATGCAGGAAACCATGCCTCTATGATCCAGGGCATCCGGAACAGTGGTGTGGCAAAATACGTCTTCCGTCATAATGACCCTGCCCATCTTGAAGAACAGCTCCGTAAATCAGATCCTAAAACACCCAAGATTGTTGCCTTTGAGACTGTCCACTCTATGGATG GTGCGATCTGCCCCCTAGAGGAGATGTGTGATATAGCACACAAATATGGCGCCCTGACATTCGTTGATGAAGTGCATGCAGTGGGGCTGTATGGGGTGCGGGGCGCGGGAGTAGGAGAGAGAGATGGCGTCATGCACAAGATAGACATCATCTCAGGAACACTGG GGAAGGCGTTCGGCTGTGTGGGTGGCTACGTGGCTAGCACAGCTGCCCTCATAGATACAGTGCGCTCCTACGCTGCCGGCTTCATTTTTACCACCTCCCTGCCCCCCATGGTGCTCGCCGGAGCATTGGAATCTGTGCGCGTCTTGAAAAGTGAGGAAGGGCAAGCACTGCGCCGTGCCCACCAGCGCAATGTCAAGCACATGCGCCAACTGCTCATGGATGCTGGGCTGCCCGTCATCAATTGCCCGAGCCACATCATCCCTATACGG GTTGGCAATGCCGCACTGAACTCCAAAATCTGCGACCTCCTTCTGTCTGAACACAACATTTACGTCCAGGCCATCAATTACCCGACCGTTCCCCGCGGAGAGGAGTTGTTGaggctggctccctccccacACCACACTCCTGACATGATGAACTTCTTCGTGG AGTGTCTGGTTGAAACATGGAAGGAAGTTGGGATGCCATTGCAGTCGCCGTCCGCTGCCGAATGCAACTTCTGCCACCGCCCCCTGCACTTTGACCTGATGAGTGAGTGGGAGCGTACATACTTTGGAAACATGGAGCCAAAATACATCACCATGTACGCCTAA